A stretch of the Microcella sp. genome encodes the following:
- the tsf gene encoding translation elongation factor Ts — protein MANVSLEDIKTLRDRLGTGMVDTKNALVEAEGDLEKATEILRLKGAKGNAKRADRSTSEGLIAAHEGSDAATMIELACETDFVAKGDKFVALGERVLAAVVASGAATVEAALAAPLDGSTVAEAIDAEAAIIGEKFELRRVARIDGSQFAVYLHRTNKDLPPQVGVVVAYEGSDAETARSIAQHISFADPQFLTRDEVPAETVENERRIVEEISRNEGKPEAALPKIVEGRVGAFFKQVALLEQDYARDNKLTVANVLKDAGLTVTGFARFKVGA, from the coding sequence ATGGCGAACGTCAGCCTGGAAGACATCAAGACCCTGCGCGACCGTCTCGGTACGGGCATGGTCGACACCAAGAACGCGCTTGTCGAGGCGGAGGGTGACCTCGAGAAGGCCACCGAGATTCTGCGACTCAAGGGTGCGAAGGGCAACGCGAAGCGTGCCGACCGCTCAACGAGCGAGGGCCTCATCGCCGCGCACGAGGGCAGCGACGCCGCAACGATGATCGAGCTCGCCTGCGAGACCGACTTCGTGGCCAAGGGCGACAAGTTCGTCGCCCTCGGCGAGCGCGTGCTGGCCGCTGTCGTGGCTTCCGGCGCGGCGACGGTCGAGGCCGCTCTGGCCGCGCCGCTCGACGGGTCGACGGTCGCCGAGGCGATCGACGCCGAAGCCGCGATCATCGGCGAGAAGTTCGAGCTGCGCCGCGTGGCGCGCATCGACGGCTCGCAGTTCGCCGTCTACCTGCACCGCACGAACAAAGACCTGCCTCCGCAGGTCGGTGTGGTCGTGGCCTACGAGGGTTCTGACGCTGAGACGGCGCGCAGCATCGCGCAGCACATCTCGTTCGCCGACCCGCAGTTCTTGACGCGCGACGAGGTTCCGGCCGAGACGGTCGAGAACGAACGTCGCATCGTCGAAGAGATCTCGCGCAACGAGGGCAAGCCCGAGGCTGCCCTGCCGAAGATCGTCGAAGGTCGTGTGGGCGCGTTCTTCAAGCAGGTCGCCCTGCTCGAGCAGGACTACGCACGTGACAACAAGCTCACGGTCGCGAACGTGCTCAAAGATGCCGGCCTCACCGTGACGGGCTTCGCCCGCTTCAAGGTCGGCGCCTAG
- a CDS encoding phosphatidate cytidylyltransferase, whose translation MAEPVEPTADAVADDTVSVDDVDAAPARSGFFRRRRTGTAREEVEAAFHDIESKVHDLEVKAREMDARIEARAGRNLPKAIFFGLVLGFALLFSLIVVKEVFMLFAAALVAFTVYELASALRFAGRDIPRIPLVVAAVAMVPAAFYGGAAGLWWAFVAGVVVISLWRTVETVRPAMRAEGVSLPTDLAAGVFVLAYVPLLAGFAVVMSAQPGGEWWVLAYLIIVIAIDTGAYAAGVLFGKHPMAPKISPKKTWEGFAGSVVAATVAGVLLAIFMIGTTWWVGLILAVALVGAATLGDLTESLIKRDLGIKDISTWLPGHGGFLDRLDSMLPSTVVAYLIFSIVAG comes from the coding sequence ATGGCCGAGCCAGTCGAACCCACCGCCGACGCCGTCGCTGACGACACCGTCTCAGTCGACGACGTCGACGCCGCGCCCGCACGCTCGGGCTTCTTCCGGCGCCGTCGCACCGGCACCGCCCGCGAAGAGGTCGAAGCTGCCTTCCACGACATCGAGTCGAAGGTGCACGATCTCGAGGTGAAGGCGCGCGAGATGGATGCTCGCATCGAGGCGCGCGCCGGTCGCAACCTGCCCAAAGCCATCTTCTTCGGCCTCGTGCTCGGGTTCGCCCTGCTGTTCAGCCTCATCGTGGTCAAAGAGGTCTTCATGCTGTTCGCGGCCGCACTGGTCGCATTCACCGTCTACGAGCTCGCGAGCGCGCTGCGGTTCGCCGGGCGCGACATTCCGCGCATCCCGCTCGTCGTCGCGGCGGTCGCGATGGTGCCTGCGGCCTTCTACGGCGGCGCCGCGGGCCTCTGGTGGGCCTTCGTCGCGGGCGTCGTCGTCATCAGCCTGTGGCGCACCGTCGAGACCGTACGGCCTGCCATGCGGGCCGAGGGCGTGTCGTTGCCGACCGACCTCGCCGCGGGCGTGTTCGTGCTCGCCTACGTGCCGCTGCTCGCCGGCTTCGCGGTCGTCATGAGCGCCCAGCCGGGCGGCGAGTGGTGGGTGCTGGCCTACCTCATCATCGTCATCGCGATCGACACGGGTGCCTATGCCGCCGGGGTGCTCTTCGGCAAGCACCCGATGGCGCCGAAGATCAGCCCCAAGAAGACCTGGGAGGGCTTCGCGGGCTCGGTCGTCGCGGCGACGGTCGCCGGAGTGCTGCTCGCGATCTTCATGATCGGCACGACCTGGTGGGTGGGGCTCATCCTCGCCGTGGCGCTTGTCGGGGCAGCCACCCTCGGCGACCTCACCGAGTCGCTCATCAAGCGCGACCTGGGCATCAAAGACATCTCGACCTGGTTGCCGGGCCACGGCGGGTTTCTCGACCGGCTCGACTCGATGCTGCCCTCGACCGTCGTGGCATACCTGATCTTCAGCATCGTCGCGGGCTGA
- a CDS encoding murein hydrolase activator EnvC family protein, translating to MLLPSRVALVALLVLGGGGSAAPLPSATTAAAGWVWPVEGQRHVVRPFLAPPTPYGVGHRGVDLAASGAGVEVRAVTSGVVHFAGVVVDRPVITVRHGQLLATVEPVEPLVAAGDVVQAGEVIGVLLPGHCAHPCVHLGVRIAGEYVSPLLWLGGLQRAVLLPMGVSAGGAYRGPPPHVEVF from the coding sequence ATGCTGCTGCCCTCTCGAGTCGCCCTGGTCGCCCTGCTTGTGCTCGGTGGCGGAGGCAGCGCCGCACCGCTCCCGTCGGCGACCACCGCGGCGGCGGGCTGGGTCTGGCCGGTCGAGGGTCAGCGTCACGTCGTGCGCCCCTTTCTCGCGCCGCCGACCCCCTACGGCGTCGGGCACCGCGGGGTCGACCTCGCGGCGAGTGGCGCGGGGGTCGAGGTTCGCGCCGTGACGAGCGGCGTCGTGCACTTCGCCGGGGTCGTCGTCGATCGACCCGTCATCACGGTGCGGCACGGGCAGCTGCTCGCGACCGTCGAGCCGGTCGAGCCGCTCGTCGCGGCGGGCGATGTCGTGCAGGCCGGTGAGGTCATCGGCGTGCTGCTGCCGGGCCACTGCGCCCACCCGTGCGTGCATCTGGGCGTGCGCATCGCGGGCGAATACGTCTCGCCGCTCCTGTGGCTCGGGGGGCTGCAGCGCGCCGTGCTCCTGCCCATGGGCGTCTCTGCAGGCGGTGCGTACCGCGGCCCGCCACCGCATGTTGAGGTGTTCTGA
- a CDS encoding EamA family transporter, whose amino-acid sequence MIAALLIGAAAIAHATWNIAMKRAGTSGTPFIAATLMIGVVAFAPFGIASLVAAPPAAPAWLALIIGSAALQLAYFLLLQRGYRLADVGVVYPVARGVGPVLSVIAAIVLLAERPGPVALAGALLVVAGVVVIGLAGARQQRTDDSTSDGTAQRAASARRARGIRYGALVGVVIAAYTLWDAAAVTLADLDPVGYYWASMVVQLLVLGAIALRTPAIAAETVRAHPVAALLVGVLSPLAYIAVLYAYQLAPVAIVAPAREVSVVLIALAGWMLFREPHPVRRLLGSVVVLVGIALLALS is encoded by the coding sequence GTGATCGCCGCACTGCTCATCGGCGCTGCCGCGATCGCGCACGCGACGTGGAACATCGCGATGAAGCGCGCTGGCACGAGCGGCACCCCCTTCATCGCCGCAACGCTGATGATCGGCGTCGTAGCCTTCGCGCCATTCGGCATCGCCTCGCTCGTGGCGGCACCGCCCGCGGCACCCGCATGGCTTGCGCTCATCATCGGCAGCGCCGCTCTGCAGCTCGCCTACTTCTTGCTGCTGCAGCGCGGCTACCGTCTGGCCGATGTCGGGGTCGTCTACCCCGTCGCGCGCGGAGTCGGGCCCGTGTTGAGCGTCATCGCCGCGATCGTGCTGCTCGCCGAGCGGCCCGGCCCCGTGGCGCTCGCGGGGGCGCTGCTCGTCGTCGCAGGGGTGGTGGTCATCGGGCTCGCGGGCGCCCGGCAGCAGCGCACCGACGACTCAACCAGTGACGGCACGGCGCAGCGGGCAGCTTCCGCCCGACGCGCGCGGGGCATCCGCTACGGAGCGCTCGTCGGCGTCGTGATCGCGGCGTACACGCTCTGGGATGCCGCTGCGGTGACACTCGCCGACCTCGATCCGGTCGGGTACTACTGGGCCAGCATGGTGGTGCAGCTGCTCGTGCTCGGCGCCATCGCCCTGCGTACGCCAGCGATCGCGGCCGAGACCGTGCGGGCGCATCCCGTCGCGGCATTGCTCGTCGGAGTGCTCTCGCCACTCGCGTACATCGCCGTGCTCTACGCCTACCAGCTGGCTCCCGTCGCGATCGTGGCACCGGCACGCGAGGTGAGCGTCGTGCTCATCGCGCTGGCGGGGTGGATGCTCTTCCGAGAGCCGCACCCGGTTCGCCGCCTTCTCGGCAGCGTGGTCGTGCTCGTCGGCATCGCGCTACTGGCTCTCAGCTGA
- the rpsB gene encoding 30S ribosomal protein S2, giving the protein MAVVTIRQLLDSGVHFGHQTRRWNPKVKRFILTERSGIHIIDLQQSLAYIDKAYDFAKETVAHGGTILFVGTKKQAQESIAEQATRVGQPYVNQRWLGGLLTNFQTVSKRLQRMKELEEIDFDDTTQGFTKKELLIKKRELTKLHKSLGGIRNLTKTPSAMWVVDPKREHLAIDEARKLGIPVIGILDTNADPDELAYPIPGNDDAIRSVALLTRIIADAAAEGLIQKHQKPEAEGNVSAVEPLAEWERELLEQGQAEAEAKTESAETPAGQTEGVGATVEENDADAEVAATEPTTDAEPEHAPESKAAVEEKIEAEASADEKAPAAKKAPAKKAAPKKDAADAGDEPAKAPAAKKPAAKKPAATKTAAEADAPAAETE; this is encoded by the coding sequence ATGGCCGTCGTCACTATTCGCCAGCTGCTCGACAGCGGCGTGCACTTCGGGCACCAGACCCGCCGGTGGAACCCGAAAGTCAAGCGCTTCATCCTCACCGAGCGCAGCGGCATTCACATCATCGACCTGCAGCAGTCGCTCGCCTACATCGACAAGGCCTACGACTTCGCCAAAGAGACGGTCGCCCACGGCGGCACCATTCTCTTCGTCGGCACCAAGAAGCAGGCGCAAGAGTCGATCGCCGAGCAGGCCACGCGCGTCGGCCAGCCCTACGTCAACCAGCGCTGGCTCGGTGGTCTGCTGACCAACTTCCAGACGGTGTCGAAGCGACTGCAGCGCATGAAAGAACTCGAAGAGATCGACTTCGACGACACGACGCAGGGCTTCACCAAGAAAGAGCTGCTGATCAAGAAGCGCGAGCTGACGAAGCTGCACAAGTCGCTCGGCGGAATCCGCAACCTCACGAAGACCCCGAGCGCCATGTGGGTCGTCGACCCCAAGCGCGAGCACCTCGCCATCGACGAGGCCCGCAAGCTCGGCATTCCCGTCATCGGAATCCTCGACACGAACGCCGACCCCGACGAGCTCGCGTACCCGATTCCGGGCAACGACGACGCGATCCGCTCGGTCGCGCTGTTGACGCGCATCATCGCGGATGCTGCTGCCGAGGGTCTTATCCAGAAGCACCAGAAGCCCGAAGCAGAGGGCAACGTCTCTGCCGTCGAGCCCCTCGCCGAGTGGGAGCGCGAGCTGCTCGAGCAGGGTCAGGCCGAGGCCGAGGCAAAGACCGAGTCGGCGGAGACGCCGGCCGGTCAGACCGAGGGTGTGGGCGCGACGGTCGAAGAGAACGACGCTGACGCCGAGGTCGCCGCAACCGAGCCGACCACCGACGCCGAGCCCGAGCACGCTCCGGAGTCGAAGGCCGCCGTCGAGGAGAAGATCGAGGCCGAGGCGAGCGCTGACGAGAAGGCGCCCGCCGCGAAGAAAGCTCCCGCCAAGAAGGCTGCCCCCAAGAAGGACGCCGCTGACGCTGGCGACGAGCCTGCGAAGGCTCCCGCGGCCAAGAAGCCGGCGGCGAAGAAGCCCGCCGCCACGAAGACCGCCGCCGAGGCTGACGCCCCGGCTGCCGAGACCGAGTAA
- a CDS encoding choice-of-anchor Q domain-containing protein produces the protein MSLVFGGTGAVVVAAPAYAATFTVDSLTDDGAGVTLREAIVSANGSAGVDTIAFAPGLSGGTLVIDSVLLITEGLVIDGLGSANLSIERSGGNPTSDFFAFQPTAADQDLTISGLTISGDLVKTGSGVVINDNVATPRSVTLDDVTIEDMVTSAIGGPAVIVDGMTGVLNITDSEFADNSGAGPGGAISATNVGTAIFVTDSLFTANASTTDGGAIYINSPTAFVNISGSEFLSNVAGFGGAGGAVFVLFATHLTVGDVTFQENTSYNAGGGLVVFSVTSLTVTDTLFSRNTVTANEGGGLYVAQSLQPVSLDSVQFTFNAALDAGGLLIDGGNEVLITDSTFRENTSSGVGGAIRQFGTDGSLTIERTTFDGNETDDDGGAIYVDEVESDGSVTIDSSAFFGNFAGDVGASLAIPSIAGEVTVINSTLDERELVDFAVYAATESGGQLRVHYSTVYGMIFIDSNAGTSEVVSSILDGGFDPALVVDAGDPADVWYSIMTSPLVPANVNDLGGNQFSVADTKLGPLQNNGGPTLTRLPLAGSPAIDSGLPGGTPPTFDQRFTGFPRVIGGRIDVGAVEATPELAATGAEFSVVIPLVGGVLLLLLGTAAVVARPARRRTH, from the coding sequence ATGAGCCTGGTGTTTGGCGGCACTGGTGCGGTCGTTGTCGCTGCGCCTGCCTACGCCGCCACCTTCACCGTCGACAGCCTCACTGACGACGGCGCGGGCGTCACTCTGCGCGAGGCCATCGTCTCGGCCAACGGCAGCGCAGGAGTCGACACCATTGCCTTCGCGCCCGGCCTCTCGGGGGGCACCCTCGTCATCGACTCGGTTCTGCTGATCACAGAAGGTCTCGTGATCGATGGTCTGGGGTCGGCGAACCTCTCGATCGAGCGCTCGGGCGGCAACCCCACCTCCGACTTCTTCGCGTTCCAGCCCACTGCGGCTGACCAAGACCTGACGATCTCTGGCTTGACGATTTCGGGCGACCTCGTCAAGACCGGCAGCGGAGTCGTCATCAATGACAACGTCGCCACTCCGCGCAGCGTGACACTCGACGACGTCACCATCGAAGACATGGTGACGAGTGCGATCGGCGGGCCCGCCGTGATTGTGGACGGCATGACCGGTGTGCTCAACATCACCGATTCTGAGTTTGCTGACAACTCGGGCGCGGGGCCGGGCGGTGCGATCTCTGCCACGAATGTCGGCACCGCGATCTTCGTCACTGACAGTCTCTTCACCGCCAATGCGTCGACCACCGATGGGGGCGCGATCTACATCAACAGCCCCACGGCGTTCGTGAACATCTCGGGAAGCGAGTTCTTGTCGAATGTGGCGGGTTTCGGCGGCGCCGGCGGAGCAGTTTTCGTCTTGTTTGCGACCCACTTGACGGTTGGTGACGTCACTTTCCAGGAGAACACCTCGTACAACGCTGGCGGTGGGCTGGTCGTCTTCTCCGTCACCTCCCTCACGGTGACCGACACGCTGTTCTCCCGCAACACGGTGACCGCCAACGAGGGCGGTGGCCTGTACGTGGCGCAAAGCCTGCAGCCCGTCTCCCTCGACTCCGTGCAGTTCACGTTCAACGCTGCACTGGACGCAGGCGGTCTTCTGATCGACGGGGGCAACGAGGTACTGATCACCGACTCGACGTTCCGAGAGAACACGTCGAGCGGCGTCGGGGGTGCGATCCGTCAGTTCGGAACCGACGGGTCGCTGACGATCGAGCGCACCACCTTCGACGGTAATGAGACCGATGATGACGGCGGCGCCATCTATGTCGACGAGGTCGAGTCAGACGGCTCGGTCACGATCGACTCCTCCGCGTTCTTCGGTAACTTTGCCGGAGACGTCGGAGCTTCGCTGGCCATCCCCTCGATCGCCGGCGAGGTCACTGTGATCAACAGCACCCTCGACGAGCGCGAGCTCGTTGACTTCGCGGTGTATGCGGCGACCGAGAGCGGGGGTCAGCTCCGAGTGCACTATTCGACGGTCTACGGCATGATCTTCATCGACAGCAACGCAGGCACCAGTGAGGTCGTCAGCAGCATCCTCGATGGCGGGTTCGACCCCGCTCTCGTGGTCGATGCCGGCGATCCGGCCGATGTCTGGTACTCGATCATGACGTCGCCCCTGGTTCCGGCCAATGTGAACGATCTGGGTGGCAACCAGTTCTCGGTAGCCGACACGAAGCTCGGCCCACTTCAGAACAATGGTGGACCCACGCTCACCCGTCTGCCGCTCGCGGGCAGCCCGGCGATCGACAGCGGGCTTCCGGGTGGTACGCCGCCGACCTTCGATCAGCGCTTCACCGGTTTCCCGCGGGTGATCGGCGGGCGCATCGACGTCGGTGCGGTGGAGGCGACCCCGGAGCTGGCCGCAACCGGAGCCGAGTTCTCTGTGGTGATCCCATTGGTGGGGGGAGTGCTGTTGCTGCTGCTAGGTACAGCCGCCGTCGTGGCCCGTCCCGCTCGCCGACGCACGCACTGA
- the frr gene encoding ribosome recycling factor, which translates to MIADVLAEATEKMTKAVEVAKEDFATVRTGRANPQLFQKILVEYYGTPTPLAQLASLQNPEARTILITPYDKSALKEIERAIVNFPNLGASPNNDGEIIRVTMPELTEDRRKEYVKIVKQKAEDCKIAIRNVRRKAKDDLDALKSEVGDDEVARAEKELEAITKRATDAAEDAFKKKEAELLEV; encoded by the coding sequence GTGATCGCCGACGTTCTGGCTGAAGCCACCGAGAAGATGACCAAGGCCGTCGAGGTCGCGAAAGAAGACTTCGCGACCGTGCGCACGGGGCGGGCCAACCCGCAGCTGTTCCAGAAGATCCTCGTCGAGTATTACGGCACGCCGACGCCCCTCGCTCAGCTTGCGAGTCTGCAGAACCCCGAGGCCCGCACGATTCTCATCACGCCCTACGACAAGAGCGCGCTGAAAGAGATCGAGCGGGCGATCGTGAACTTTCCGAACCTCGGTGCGAGCCCCAACAACGACGGCGAGATCATTCGCGTGACGATGCCCGAGCTGACCGAAGACCGTCGCAAAGAGTACGTCAAGATCGTGAAGCAGAAGGCCGAAGACTGCAAGATCGCGATTCGCAACGTGCGACGCAAGGCCAAGGATGACCTTGACGCCCTCAAGAGCGAGGTCGGCGACGACGAGGTCGCGCGCGCCGAGAAAGAGCTCGAGGCGATCACGAAGCGCGCTACCGACGCCGCTGAAGACGCGTTCAAGAAGAAGGAAGCCGAGCTGCTCGAGGTCTAG
- a CDS encoding MMPL family transporter, with amino-acid sequence MIALTRFITAAKTSWIVLVVGIAATVALFVAAGYQTADAAPPVGLPESAESVQAAELLEQFADDESTSGLLVFGRESGDLSDDDLAAITERTAELADLSLDGFVPPPTVSDDGTTALVVVPLEIEERVSVQAERADEIRTIAADGLPDGIIVWFTGAEGFAVDIAAVFEGANFVLLSITALVVALLLIITYRSPVLWIVPLAVVGVADFIAGIAARLVAESLDITLDGSVTGILSVLVFGAGTNYALLLIARYRDELRLHLDRREAMAIALRGAGPAIIASGSTVALALATLLFGELSGNRSLGLAGAVGIVVAMAYALLVLPAALVVFGRWIFWPIVPKYGSPDAISRSPWGKLGRAVSKKPVLVAIVGFVVLGAMATGLTTLNVGLSQNDRFIVKPEAVLGQERLAEAFSAGSSAPATVVVPARDVDEVLDGLLVVDGVDDAVPGPANDDIAQINVVLDADPESERAFEIVAELRLALDDLGDGTGLVGGIDAEGLDLRDAQQRDQSLVIPLILVLVFVVLVVLLRALLAPVLLLIAVVASYFSAVGIGSIIFATVFGFPGVDTTVLLFSFLFLVALGVDYSIFLVTRAKEEVPLLGTSEGMIRALAATGGVITSAGILLAAVFAVLGVLPLIALTQIGVIVCIGVLIDTLLVRTVIVPAMTFIAKDRFWWPRRPELTDADAAARGANGQAERMPDEVTERMPEPAPAA; translated from the coding sequence ATGATCGCGCTCACGCGCTTCATCACCGCCGCGAAGACCTCGTGGATCGTGCTTGTTGTCGGCATCGCGGCGACCGTCGCACTCTTCGTCGCGGCGGGGTATCAGACCGCCGATGCCGCGCCGCCGGTCGGTCTTCCCGAGTCTGCCGAGTCGGTGCAGGCCGCTGAGCTGCTCGAGCAGTTCGCCGATGACGAGTCGACGAGCGGCCTGCTCGTCTTCGGACGCGAGAGCGGTGATCTGAGCGACGACGACCTCGCCGCGATCACCGAGCGCACGGCAGAACTCGCCGACCTCTCGCTCGACGGATTCGTGCCGCCTCCCACGGTCTCCGACGACGGGACGACTGCCCTCGTGGTCGTGCCGCTCGAGATCGAAGAGCGCGTCTCGGTGCAGGCCGAGCGAGCCGACGAGATTCGCACGATCGCCGCCGACGGTTTGCCCGACGGCATCATTGTCTGGTTCACGGGTGCCGAAGGCTTCGCGGTCGACATCGCGGCCGTGTTCGAGGGTGCCAACTTCGTGCTGCTGAGCATCACGGCCCTCGTCGTAGCCCTGCTACTCATCATCACCTACCGCAGTCCGGTGCTCTGGATCGTGCCGCTCGCCGTCGTCGGCGTCGCCGACTTCATCGCCGGCATCGCCGCGCGCCTCGTCGCTGAGTCGCTCGACATCACGCTCGACGGCTCGGTCACGGGAATCCTGTCGGTGCTCGTCTTCGGTGCGGGCACGAACTATGCCCTGCTGCTCATCGCTCGCTACCGCGACGAGCTGCGGCTGCACCTCGATCGGCGCGAAGCGATGGCCATCGCCCTGCGCGGCGCCGGCCCCGCGATCATCGCGAGCGGCTCGACCGTGGCGCTCGCACTCGCGACGCTGCTGTTCGGCGAGCTGTCGGGCAACCGGTCGCTCGGCCTTGCCGGTGCCGTCGGCATCGTCGTCGCCATGGCCTACGCCCTGCTCGTGCTGCCGGCGGCTCTCGTCGTCTTTGGTCGCTGGATCTTCTGGCCCATCGTGCCGAAGTACGGCTCACCCGATGCGATTTCGCGCAGCCCGTGGGGCAAGCTCGGGCGCGCGGTGAGCAAGAAGCCCGTGCTCGTCGCGATCGTCGGCTTCGTCGTGCTCGGGGCGATGGCGACCGGTCTCACGACCCTGAACGTCGGTCTTTCGCAGAACGATCGCTTCATCGTGAAACCCGAGGCAGTGCTCGGTCAGGAGCGCCTCGCCGAGGCCTTCTCGGCCGGAAGCTCGGCACCCGCGACCGTGGTCGTGCCGGCACGCGACGTCGACGAGGTGCTCGACGGGCTGCTCGTCGTCGACGGCGTCGACGACGCCGTGCCCGGCCCCGCGAACGATGACATCGCGCAGATCAACGTCGTGCTCGATGCCGACCCCGAGAGTGAGCGCGCCTTCGAGATCGTGGCCGAGCTGCGCCTCGCGCTCGATGATCTCGGCGACGGCACCGGTCTCGTCGGCGGCATCGACGCCGAAGGCCTCGATCTGCGCGACGCTCAGCAGCGCGACCAGAGCCTCGTGATCCCGTTGATCCTCGTGCTGGTGTTCGTCGTGCTCGTGGTGCTGCTGCGAGCGCTGCTCGCGCCGGTGCTGCTGCTCATCGCCGTCGTGGCGAGCTACTTCAGCGCTGTGGGCATCGGATCGATCATCTTCGCGACGGTCTTCGGATTCCCCGGCGTCGACACCACAGTGCTGCTCTTTAGCTTCTTGTTCCTCGTCGCGCTCGGAGTCGACTACTCGATCTTCCTCGTCACGCGCGCGAAAGAGGAGGTGCCGCTCTTGGGCACCTCAGAGGGCATGATCCGGGCGCTGGCCGCGACGGGTGGCGTGATCACGAGCGCGGGCATTCTGCTCGCGGCGGTGTTCGCGGTGCTCGGTGTTTTGCCGCTCATCGCTCTGACCCAGATCGGGGTGATCGTCTGCATCGGTGTGCTCATCGACACCCTGCTCGTGCGCACCGTGATCGTGCCGGCGATGACCTTCATCGCGAAAGATCGCTTCTGGTGGCCCCGCCGCCCCGAGCTCACCGACGCCGACGCGGCCGCTCGCGGCGCGAACGGCCAAGCCGAGCGCATGCCCGACGAGGTGACCGAGCGGATGCCCGAGCCGGCTCCGGCTGCCTAA
- a CDS encoding tyrosine recombinase, whose translation MHERASAMREAVTLHLRALELERGASAHTLRAYAGDLDTVVDFAEARGAADDPDAWDLELLRDWVWQQNEQGLAASTLARRTSSVRGFTAWLARTGRTPADIGVRLRAPRGERRLPRVLTRSQIDEVLDDLDARAVSDAPSALRDRVAIELLYASALRVSELVGLDVNDVDDQRRVVRVLGKGSKERIVPFGLPAQRAVRAYLERGRPALVAAESASALLLGPRGRRLSTRAVYGLVAGLLAELPGTGPSGPHTLRHTAATHLLDGGADLRAVQEILGHASLGTTQIYTHVSAERLASVYRTAHPRA comes from the coding sequence ATGCACGAGCGGGCATCGGCGATGCGGGAGGCGGTGACGCTGCACTTGCGCGCGCTCGAGCTCGAGCGCGGCGCGAGCGCGCACACGCTGCGCGCCTACGCGGGCGACCTCGACACGGTCGTCGACTTTGCCGAGGCCCGTGGTGCTGCCGACGACCCCGACGCGTGGGATCTCGAGCTGCTGCGCGACTGGGTCTGGCAGCAGAACGAGCAGGGGCTTGCCGCCTCGACGCTCGCGCGTCGCACGTCTAGTGTGCGCGGATTCACGGCGTGGCTGGCCCGCACGGGCCGCACGCCGGCCGACATCGGCGTGCGCCTGCGGGCTCCGCGCGGCGAGCGGCGCCTGCCGCGCGTGCTCACCCGCTCGCAGATCGACGAGGTGCTCGACGACCTCGACGCGCGCGCCGTGAGCGATGCCCCGAGCGCCCTTCGTGACCGCGTGGCGATCGAGCTGCTCTACGCGAGCGCCCTGCGCGTGAGCGAGCTGGTGGGTCTCGACGTCAACGACGTCGACGACCAGCGGCGCGTCGTGCGCGTGCTGGGCAAAGGATCGAAAGAGCGCATCGTGCCATTCGGCCTGCCGGCGCAACGGGCGGTGCGCGCCTATCTGGAGCGCGGTCGACCCGCACTGGTCGCGGCCGAGTCGGCCTCGGCACTGCTGCTGGGCCCTCGCGGTCGTCGCCTCTCGACGCGCGCGGTGTACGGTCTCGTCGCCGGGCTGCTCGCCGAGCTGCCGGGCACCGGGCCTTCTGGCCCGCACACGCTGCGGCACACGGCCGCGACCCACTTGCTCGACGGCGGTGCCGATCTGCGGGCGGTGCAAGAGATTCTGGGGCACGCGAGCCTCGGTACGACCCAGATCTACACGCACGTGAGCGCCGAGCGCCTCGCCTCGGTGTATCGCACAGCTCACCCCCGCGCCTGA
- the pyrH gene encoding UMP kinase — MVEKKRRVLLKLSGEAFGGGSLGVNPDIVSEIAREIAEAAKDVEVAIVVGGGNFFRGAELSQRGMDRGRADYMGMLGTVMNALALQDFLEQAGAGVRVQSAIQMTQVAEPYIPLRAERHLEKGRVVIFGAGAGLPYFSTDTVAAQRALEIGALEVLVAKNGVDGVYSDDPRHNPDARKLDTITYQEALVKGLKVVDSTAFSLCMDNSMPMVVFGMEPSGNIAKAIRGEHIGTRVSN, encoded by the coding sequence GTGGTCGAGAAGAAGCGTCGGGTACTGCTCAAGCTCTCGGGTGAAGCCTTCGGGGGTGGTTCGCTCGGCGTCAACCCCGACATCGTCAGCGAGATCGCTCGCGAGATCGCCGAGGCCGCGAAAGACGTCGAGGTCGCGATCGTCGTCGGCGGCGGCAACTTCTTCCGCGGCGCCGAGCTCAGCCAGCGCGGCATGGACCGCGGCCGCGCCGACTACATGGGCATGCTCGGCACCGTGATGAATGCACTCGCGCTGCAAGACTTCCTCGAACAGGCCGGCGCAGGTGTACGGGTGCAATCGGCCATCCAGATGACGCAGGTCGCCGAACCGTACATTCCGCTGCGCGCCGAGCGGCACCTCGAGAAGGGCCGCGTCGTCATCTTCGGCGCCGGCGCAGGGCTGCCCTACTTCTCGACCGATACCGTTGCAGCGCAGCGTGCGCTTGAGATCGGGGCCCTCGAGGTGCTCGTCGCGAAGAACGGCGTCGACGGCGTCTACAGCGATGACCCTCGGCACAACCCCGACGCCCGAAAGCTCGACACGATCACGTATCAAGAAGCCCTGGTCAAGGGGCTCAAGGTGGTCGATTCCACCGCGTTCTCGCTGTGCATGGATAACAGCATGCCGATGGTCGTGTTCGGCATGGAGCCGAGCGGCAACATCGCCAAGGCCATCCGCGGCGAGCACATCGGCACACGCGTCTCGAACTGA